AAAACTTCTTCAGGGTACCGTAATTTTAGGGGCTTTCTTTTTAGGCCCTAAAGCATTCTATCATGCCCTCAACAATATGAGTGATGAAGAACGGCAATTATTTGCAATGTCCTCTGTCGAGAAAGTAAATCAGCTTTATGGCGAGGAAGAACTGCGAACACTTCAGAGAAAAGATGCCCGTTTTATCAATACCGGTATGGTTGCCAGTGTTTATGGGGCAATTGCTTCTGATCAGTTAGAAAGCGGTCAGGTGGTCAGCGGCATCGGCGGACAGTATAATTTTGTGGCTATGGGACATGTCCTTCCTGATTCCAGAGTTATTATTATGATTAAGAGTACAAGAGGTTCCGGTAAAAGCGTAAAGTCCAATATTGTCTTTAATTATGGCCATTGCTCAATACCTAAACATATGAAGGATATCGTTGTTACTGAGTATGGGATTGCCGATATTCGCAGCAAACCTGAAAAGCAGGTGATTGCCGAAATGATTAACATCGCTGACTCTAGGTTTCAGCCCCAGTTAGTTGAACAAGCAAAAAAGGCCGGTAAATTACCCATTGATTATGAAATTCCCGAAGAATATCGTAACAATACTCCCCAAAAAATTCGCGATCTTCTTAAACCGTATCAATCTCAAGGATTATTTCCTCAATTTCCTTTTGGCACTGATTTATCCGACATTGAAGCAACCCTTGCCGGAGCTCTTAAGGGTTTAAAAGGGATAGCCAAGGGAAGCCGGCTTAAAATGACGAGAGGAATGATTTTGGAGTTGTTTAGGCCAATCCCTGAATCCGCTCAATTGTACTTAGAGCGAATGAAACTGCTCAACCCCTCGACGATGAACGAGAAGTTCATGAGGAAGACCGTTGTATTTGCCTTAAGAAATGCTAATCTGCTTCACCCTTCCCTTCAGCCCCCCCTTCAAATCTCAAATCAAATGAGAGGCTGATTATTTATCCCAAAGAGAAACACATCTATGGTTTTTAGCAGTTGCTGCTAAAACTATAGATGTGTTTTTATGAATAATTACTTTTTGCCTAATTCTTATTGTAAATAACTACCTCTCTTCCCGATCATAGGCCAGCCCTAAAGCTCCAGGCGCTGTCAGACGCCCTTTCTGGCGAGCTACGACAAAGACAAGAATGATAACGGTAAACAAGTACGGCAGCATTTTTAGGAAAAAAGGAGACATTTGTATCCCTAAAACCTGAAGGCGAAATCCAAGGGCATCAATTCCTCCAAACAGATAGGCACCCAACAATGCTCTCCAGGGATTCCATAAAGCAAAGATGACCAAAGCTACTGCGATCCATCCTCGGCCTGCTGTCATATTTTCTAACCAGCTGGGAGCATAGGCTAAAGACAAATAAGCTCCTCCTATCCCGCCTAATGCACCGCCGGTAATGACATATATATATCTTAAAGCAAAGACATTTAGGCCAAGAGCATCCATAGCTGCCGGATTTTCTCCCAATGCTCTAAGATTCAGACCCGGTCTGGTATGGAACATAAAATACCATATTAGAATAACCAAAGCATAGCTAATATACACTAAAGCGTCATGCTGAAAAAAAACCGGACCAATAAAGGGTATGTCAGCCAAAGGGCCCAGTGGGACCACATCAAAAGGTTTGGGAACAGGAATTCCTATATAAGCCTTGCCAAGGTAGCCGCTAAACCCTGTCCCAAAAATGGTAAGAGCCAAACCGCTAACCACTTGGTTTGCTCTTAAAGTAATGGTTAAGAAGGCATGAATGACGGCAATCGCACCTCCGGCCGCCATAGAGACCAATAAGCCAATCCAAGGATTACTTGTGCTCACTGCTGCCATAAAACCTGTTACAGCACCTACGAGCATAATGCCTTCAACACCTAAGTTGATGATTCCGGCCCGTTCTGTAATAACTTCCCCAAGGGCAGCGTAGAGAATGGGAGTTCCTGCAATCACTGAAGCCGCCAATAAAGGGATCAGGAAATCTTGGATACTCACTTGTTTAATTCCTCTCCTTTCTGGCTCATCAGCTTAAATCGATAATTCGTAAAGATTTCGCCTCCTAAGACGAAGAAAAGAATTGCTCCCTGCAGCATAGTGGCAACTGCAGCGGGTACCCCCTCTACCTGTACGGCATATCCTCCCACTTGCAATGCCCCAAACAAAAATGAGACGATCAGGATTGCCAATGGATTGAGTTTACTCAGCCAAGCAATAATAATTCCTGTATAGCCATACCCCGGGCTAATGCCATGCTGCAGCTTGCCAATAATGCCGCTGACTTCAGTCATTCCGGCCAATCCAGAAATTGCGCCGCTTAGAAACATTACCATGAGAATATTGCGTTTTATATTCATGCCCGCATAACGTGCAGCTTTTTCACTAGAGCCAATCACATTGATGCTGTAACCCCAACGAGAATAGTTGAAGACAATCGTTAAGATGACAGCAAGAGCCAAGGCAAAAAATAAACCCGCATGAATACGAGAATTACCCAATCCCGGCAGCCTTGCTGCCTCAGCAAAGGTAGCTGTTATTGGAAAATTGGAACCCTCCGGATCTTTCCATGGCCCATAGACTAAGTAGTCCACCCAAAGAATTGCCACATAATTAAGCATTAAGGTTGTAATAATCTCATTTACTTTCCAAATCGCTCTTGGAACTGCAGTCAGGAAAGCCCAAAGTCCTCCGGCGATCATGCCCAGGACCATCATTCCCGGCAGCATAATGTAAACAGGCAGTGAGGGATAGGTTAGGGGCAGCCAAGCTGCAGCCATAGCTCCCATGTAAAACTGACCTTCAGCACCTATGTTCCATAGTTTCATCTTAAAGGCCAAGGAAATACCTAAAGAAGTTAACATCAAGGGAATAG
This Desulfosporosinus orientis DSM 765 DNA region includes the following protein-coding sequences:
- a CDS encoding ABC transporter permease, whose product is MSIQDFLIPLLAASVIAGTPILYAALGEVITERAGIINLGVEGIMLVGAVTGFMAAVSTSNPWIGLLVSMAAGGAIAVIHAFLTITLRANQVVSGLALTIFGTGFSGYLGKAYIGIPVPKPFDVVPLGPLADIPFIGPVFFQHDALVYISYALVILIWYFMFHTRPGLNLRALGENPAAMDALGLNVFALRYIYVITGGALGGIGGAYLSLAYAPSWLENMTAGRGWIAVALVIFALWNPWRALLGAYLFGGIDALGFRLQVLGIQMSPFFLKMLPYLFTVIILVFVVARQKGRLTAPGALGLAYDREER
- a CDS encoding ABC transporter permease: MNRLRIKLEKRLTPSPVMVLIIPLISVLLALLLGALFLTLTGENPLVVYSLMFSDSLGSKYGLTETMVKAIPLMLTSLGISLAFKMKLWNIGAEGQFYMGAMAAAWLPLTYPSLPVYIMLPGMMVLGMIAGGLWAFLTAVPRAIWKVNEIITTLMLNYVAILWVDYLVYGPWKDPEGSNFPITATFAEAARLPGLGNSRIHAGLFFALALAVILTIVFNYSRWGYSINVIGSSEKAARYAGMNIKRNILMVMFLSGAISGLAGMTEVSGIIGKLQHGISPGYGYTGIIIAWLSKLNPLAILIVSFLFGALQVGGYAVQVEGVPAAVATMLQGAILFFVLGGEIFTNYRFKLMSQKGEELNK